The Magnolia sinica isolate HGM2019 chromosome 9, MsV1, whole genome shotgun sequence genome contains a region encoding:
- the LOC131254787 gene encoding probable LRR receptor-like serine/threonine-protein kinase At3g47570 has protein sequence MLVSCIIATLYWARKLRRKPVDVPSAEDPFITMSYVELFKATDGFSSANLVGTGSFGTVYKGALDRHGTMVAVKVFNLQQQGALRSFMAECEALKNIRHRNLVKILTCCVSIDFKGNDFKALVYEYMPNESLDKWLRRDGDEQLGRNLKFTQMLNIAIDVASALDYLHNQCQMPIIHRDLKPSNILLDDDMIARVGDFGLARFLPEVAQTRSVGIKGSVGYIAPEYVMGSKASTQEDVYSYGILLLEMITGKGPTDGMFKDNLSLHHFAKLALPERVMDIVVPQLLIEDSEVTKGNENHINTRNRMYECLILIVRISVLCSSESPRERMCMKDMTSEMHAIKNQYLGVRIHRDIQVRSQMLDGVDAG, from the exons ATGTTAGTATCATGTATCATTGCCACTCTTTATTGGGCAAGAAAGTTAAGAAGGAAACCTGTTGATGTGCCTTCTGCGGAGGATCCTTTCATCACCATGTCTTATGTGGAACTCTTTAAAGCAACAGATGGCTTCTCTTCTGCCAATTTGGTTGGCACCGGAAGTTTTGGCACTGTATATAAAGGGGCTCTAGATCGTCATGGAACTATGGTAGCAGtgaaagtcttcaatcttcaacaacAAGGAGCTCTGAGGAGCTTCATGGCTGAATGCGAAGCCTTGAAaaacattaggcatcggaatctTGTTAAGATCTTAACTTGCTGTGTAAGCATTGATTTTAAGggcaatgattttaaagctcTAGTTTATGAGTACATGCCCAATGAAAGTTTAGACAAGTGGTTGCGGAGAGATGGTGATGAGCAACTTGGAAGGAACTTGAAGTTTACTCAAATGCTAAACATAGCTATTGATGTGGCTTCTGCACTGGATTATCTGCATAATCAATGCCAAATGCCAATCATTCATCGAGATTTAAAGCCAAGCAATattcttcttgatgatgacatgattgctcGTGTGGGTGATTTCGGGCTAGCCAGGTTCTTACCTGAGGTTGCTCAAACTAGATCGGTTGGAATCAAGGGATCTGTTGGATACATTGCTCCAG AATATGTGATGGGCAGTAAAGCATCTACACAAGAAGATGTTTACAGCTATGGAATCCTTCTATTGGAGATGATCACTGGAAAGGGGCCAACTGATGGCAtgtttaaggacaatctaagccttcatcatttcGCTAAGTTGGCTTTGCCTGAACGAGTAATGGACATTGTTGTGCCACAACTGCTTATAGAAGACAGTGAAGTTACTAAGGGCAATGAAAATCATATCAATACAAGAAATAGAATGTATGAATGCTTGATTTTAATTGTCAGAATCAGTGTGTTGTGCTCTTCAGAGTCTCCAAGAGAACGAATGTGCATGAAAGATATGACttcagaaatgcatgcaattaaGAACCAATATCTCGGGGTCAGGATTCATAGAGACATACAAGTTAGGTCACAAATGTTAGATGGAG ttgatgcaggtTAG